The window TATCCATGTCCACTCATCCCGTCTTCGATGCCGGAAGCACCGACTTTTTGGAGGAAGATCTGGTGCAGCGAAGGCTGGACCTTTTCGAACCGTTCGACCACGGCGCCGGCTTCCACCAGCCGCCGCAGCAACACCTGCATGTCGCCCCCGGCCGCCATCTCGACCTCAAAAAAGCGACCGGAATCGTCCACCCGTTGCACCAGTGATCGGTCTGCCAGCACGGCCTCGACCTCGGGCGACGCCGACCCGGCCAGCCCGAGCGCCAGGTGATTGCCGCCATGGCCGGAACGCACCGTGGCCACGGCGCCGTCCAGGACCTTCTCGCCACGGGAGATGATGCACACCGAGTCGCACATCCGCTCGGCGTTGTCCATCAGGTGCGTCGAAAAGATCACCGTGCGGCCGCGACGCCGCAGGTCCAGCACCGTGTCCTTGAGTGCCTGGGCATTGATCGGGTCGAGCCCACTGAACGGCTCGTCCAGCACGACCAGCTCCGGGTCGTGGAGCAGCGTGCCGATGAACTGCACCTTCTGCTGCATCCCCCGCGAGAGCTCGTCGACCTTGGCGAGCCCCCAGTCCTTCTCCGCGGTACGCAGCGAGAGGCGATCGAGCCATTCATCGATGCGCCGGTCGGCGTCCCGCCCCTTGATTCCCTTGAGTTCACCAAGGAATCGCAGCAGCCGGCGCACCTGCATCTTCTTGTAGAGCCCGCGCTCCTCGGGGAGGTACCCGACGCGATCCAGGATGCCACGCGCGTGGTTTGGGGAGCCCATGATCGCGATCGACCCCTCATCCGGGGCGATGATGTTCAAGAGCATCCGGATCGTCGTGGTCTTGCCGGCACCGTTGGGGCCCAGGAGGCCGTACACGGTGCCCACCGGGACCTGGAGGGAGAGATCGCGAACCGCCACATGCCCCGCGTAGCGCTTGTGCACGCCGCGGATGTCCACTGCCAGTGAGGTCATATCGAGAGGGGGCGACGTGGGAATATACTTGGAGTCGTGTTTCCACCTGCGTCTGTCCCAACGGCTCCCGCAGGCGCGGGGATTCGGTGGCCTCCGATCGGCTCCGTCCTCACGGCCGCGGCCGCGTCACTCCTGCTCCTCTTCCTGCTGCTCCCCGTCGGGGAGCTGGTGGTGCAGGGGGGCGCGGGTGGGGTGCGTCGACTCACGACCGACGCCGGGTTGCAGCAGGCGCTGGCCCTCACCGCCTGGACGGCCACCCTCGCGACGGCGGCCGGCGTGGCACTCGGAACCCCGCTCGCCTGGATCCTGGCGCGGCGCCGCTTTCCCGGGCGGACCGTCGTCTCGGCCGCGCTCGACCTGCCGCTCGTCATCCCGCACCCCGTGGCCGGCATCGCCTTGTTGCTGGTTTTTGGGCGTGAATCGGCGATTGGGGGAGTGTTGGCGCAGGCAGGGTTCGGGATCGTCAGCACGCCCCTGGGGATTGTGCTCGGGATGTTGTTCGTGAGTGCGCCCCTCTACGTGAGCGGGGCGCGAGAGGCGATGGCTCGGGTCGACCGGCGGTACGAATCCGTCGCGCAGACCCTGGGGGACACCCCCTGGCGGGCCTTCCGACGCGTGACCCTGCCGCTCGCCAGCCGGGGGTTGCTGGCCTCCGCCGTGGTGATGTGGGCGCGCGCGGTGAGCGAGTTTGGCGCCATCGTTATCCTGGTGCACCACCCGCGCACGGTGAGTGTGTTGAGCTATGACCGCTTTACCACCTACGGCCTCACCGAGGTGATTCCGGTCGCGGCGGCGCTCGTCCTGCTGGCCCTGCTCCCCCTCGTGGCGCTGCGGGCGTTGCGACGCGGCGAGGAGCGGCGCGCATGATCCGCGTGGCCAACCTGCGAGCAGCCGCCGGGGAGTTTCGCCTGCAGGACGTGTCCTTCACGGTCCCCACGGGGGCATGGGGGGTCGTGATCGGTCCGGCCGGTTCGGGGAAGACGACGTTGCTGGAGTCGATCGCGGGTGTGGTAACCCCGCTGGACGGCGCGGTAACCCTTGGCACACGGAACGTCACGCGGGCGCCGGTGAACGGACGACAGGTGGGCCTGGTGTACCAGCATGCCTACCTCTTTCCGCACCTGTCCGTGCGCGACAACGTGGCCTATGGGGCGCCGTCGCCGACGGTGGTGACGGACGTGATCGCGGCGCTGGCGATCGAATCGTTAGGCGCCCGCGACGTGGCCGCGTTGTCCGGCGGCGAACGGCAACTCGTCGCGCTTGCGCGGGCGCTCGCGCAACAGCCGGAGGTCCTGCTGCTGGACGAGCCGTTCAGTGCGTTGGACCCCAAGCGGCGAAGTGTGACCCGCCGGGTCGTGCGCGACTGGCACCGCACACGCGGCACCACCGTGCTGCAAGTCACCCACGACTTTGCGGAGGCGGGGCTCCTGGGTGATGTCACCGTCCTGCTCGATGCGGGACGCGTCCTCCAGGCAGGTCCGTCGTCCGAAGTCTTCCGCCGCCCGGCGACCCCGTATGTGGCCGAGTTCCTCGGCGCGGAAAACGTCCTGTCCGGGGCGGTGGTCGGTGACACCGTCATCGAAGGGGCGCCGCGCGCGGTGGAGTTCCACTGCGGTCCCCTCGCCTTTGTGGCCATCAGCGACGCGCCCGTGGGCTCCTGCCATGCGGTCATTCGCGGGGAGGAGGTGATCCTCTCGCGGGCCGTCCAGGCGTCGTCGGCGCGGAACCACTTTGCGGGCACCGTGACCGAAGTGGCACTGCATGGCGCGTACGCCCGGGTGACGGTAACCGTGCAGGGAGTTCCACTCGTCGCCCTCCTGACGCTACCTTCGCTGCGTGACCTTGCCCTCGAGCCGGGAGGCACGGTGCACGCCAGCTTCAAGGCCTTCGCGGTCCACCTCTGCTGACCCCTGCGGCACCACGTGACGTCCGCCCCCGCCAAGCCACGCCTCCTGATCGTTGACGATTCCGCGGACGACGTGGAACTCGTGCGACGCGCGCTCACGCGTGGGGGCGTGTCCGCCAGCATCACACGGGTCGATGACGCCGTCTCGTTCCGGCGCGCGCTGGCCGAGCAGTCGTGGGACCTGGTCATCGCCGACTACTCGCAGCCCAGCTTTGGGGCGCTCGCCGTCCTGGAACAACTGCGCCAGGCCCAGCGTGACCTCCCGTGCCTGGTGATGTCCGGCGTGGCCGGCGAGGATCGGGCCGTGCAGACGATGCGTGCCGGGGCCAAGGACTTCGTGTCCAAGGATCGGCTGCAGCGACTGGCGCCGGCCGTGCAGCGGGAGCTGGCCGAGGCGGCGCTGCGCCGCGATCGGGCCCGGCGCGAGGCCGAAGAATCGCTCCGCGAGGAACGGCTGCGTGGCGCCGGGGTCCATGTCCTCGAGGTGCTGCGGTCCGACGCCTTCACCAACGGCCGCGCGGTGGAGGTCTATCGCGACCTGACCGCCCTGGTGGCCCATGCACTGGACGTCGATCGGGTATCGATCTGGCTGTTCAATGAGACCCGGTCCGGCTTCCACTGTGTGGAGTTGTTCGATCGGCGATCGGCGATCCACAGCGACGGGCTCGCCTACGCCATCGAGGAGCATCCGGCATACTTCGAGGCATTGGAACGCAGCCGGTTCGTCGAGGCGCACGACGCGGCCTCCGAACACCGGGGAGCGGGCGAGGACACGGCCACCATCAGCGCCCAGCTCGACGCCGCCATTCGCGTCCATGGGGCGATGGTCGGGGCGCTCTGCCTGGACCACGTCGGCGGGCGACGACGGTGGCGTGGCGATGAGCAGATGTTCGTCGGGTCGATCGCCGACCTGGTGGCCTTGGTCATGGAAACCCAGGAACGCCGCCGCGCGGAACTCGCGCTCCGCGAGAGCGAGGTGCGGTATCGCGACCTGTGGCAGAACGCGCTGGACGGGATGCTGACCCTCGATCCCGCCGGGCGGATCACCTCGATCAATGCCGCTGGGTGCAGCTTGGTGGGCGCGACGCCGTCCGAGATCCTCGGCCGCGACTTCACCGAGTTCCTGGTGCCACGCGATGCGGACCTGGCGAGAGGGATCTTCACCAACCTGGTCACGACGGGGGAAGGGGTCCCTGGTCCGGTTGCGGTGTCGGTCCAACGGGCCAGCGGGCGGGCAGTGCAGGCCGAGGCGAGCGCGCAACGGATCGAGCGTGATGGGGACCTCGTGGAAGTCCTGGCCATCGTGCGCGACGTCTCGCAACGACGCCAGCTGGAAGCGCAGCTGCAGCAGTCGCAGAAGATGGAGGCCATCGGGCGGCTCGCCGGCGGCGTGGCGCACGACTTCAACAACCTGCTGACGGCGATCATCGGGTATTCCCAGATCGCCGCGATCCGCCCCGGGGTGCCGGCGCCGGCGCTGCTCGACCTCAAGGAGATCACCTCGGCCGCCCATCGTGCGGCCGCGCTCACGCGACAGCTGCTGGCGTTTAGTCGACGCCAGGTCCTCGAGCCCCGCGTACTCAATCTCAACGCCGTGGTCACCGGCATCGAGGTCCTGCTGCGACGGCTCATCGGCGAGGACATCACCTTCACGATCGACCTGGCCACCAACGTTGCGGCCGTCCTCGCCGACCCCAGCCAGCTCGAGCAGGTGGTGCTCAACCTCGCGGTGAACGCCCGCGACGCGATGCCCGACGGGGGCTCGCTGGTCGTGCGCACGCGGATGGCCGACGCCCCGGACAAGCCCCTCTCCACCCCGGGCAGTGATGCGGGTCCATTCGTCGTCCTCGAGGTGGCCGACACGGGAACGGGGATGGACGAGGAGACGCGGCTGCACGTCTTTGAGCCGTTCTATACCACAAAGGAACTGGGGACGGGGCTCGGCCTCTCCACGGTGTATGGCATCGTCCAGCAAAGCGGGGGGAGCATCGCCGTGGAGAGCGAGCCCGGTCGCGGCACGACGTTCAGCGTGTATCTCCCCGTCGCGAGCGGGGACGTCGCCGCCCACGACTTGCCGTCGGTGCCGAGCGGGCCTGGGGGGACCGAGACGATCCTGGTCGTGGAGGACGACGATCGGGTCCGGGCGCTGGCGAGCCGGGTGTTGACCCTCGGGGGGTACACGGTGCTCGAGGCGAGCGACCCGGAGGCCGCGCTGGCCCTGTCGGTCGAGCAGCGCGAGATCCACCTGCTCCTGGCCGACCTCGTGATGCCCGTGATGCGAGGGAGCGAGCTGTTCCAGCGCCTGCGCCAGCGGCGGGGGCAGCTGCGTGTGTTGTACATCTCAGGATACCGGAGTTCGGCGGACCGGCCGGATGTGGAGGACGCTGCGTTCCTGCCCAAGCCGTTCACGCCGGACATGCTGGCGGCCGCGGTTCGAGCAGTCCTGGACGCACCCAGCACGCGCTCAGTAGACGTGGTACCCGCTCGGCGTTAGGGCATTGGAGCATTGCCATCGCTGGACACTGGGGTTACCCCTAGTGTCCAGCGGCGGGTTCGGCGAGTATCCTCGCGCTACCACTTGGCTGCTGCGGCGCGTCGAGGCAGTCACCACTCCACAACGCGACAACGACGGGAGTCACGGATGACCGGACCACAACCGAAGGATCATGTCATCGACCTGAAGGCAGCGGCAGAGATGACCGCGCGACACCGCGGCGTGGCCACGGTGCAAGGGGCGCGAGCCGCCGGGGAGGGCGACCTGGGCGGGTTGTTCACGAAGGAGGCGGTGATCAAGCTGCTGGAGCGGCCGGACGCGCGGTTCCTGCGGTTCTACTATGGCAGGAATGCCAAAGGGGGACGCGAATTGGTGTTGGTCGCGTCAGATGCGGATGGGAATGACCTCACAGCACAGAGCGAGGCGCTCGACACGCACTATCCCTGTCCCCCGTGGTGCCCAACCGGCAGTACCCTTCGCGGCTAACCGTCGTTCACCCTCATTCTTCGAATCATGACCATCCGAAAAAAGAAGAAGACGCCCTCGCGGCGACAACTGCCCCCGGTCACCGACCAACGCGTGTCTCTGGAGACAGCGGCGGACTATACCCACCGATACCAGAAGTCGGCTCCGGCATCCGAGAAGGCCGGGTTCTTCTTTGCCGAGGGCCTGCGCAAGCTCCTCGAACAACCCGGTGTCGCGGGGATGCGCATCTACCACGGCCTCGACGAGTCCGGACGCTACCGCATGGTCCTTGTCGGTGTGGATGCGGAGGGGAATGACATCGCCAGGGTCTCCTCACGCCCGCGACCCAAGAGCCAATTGCGCGCCCTGATGGCGTCTGGCAGCGGGGAGGCGGTGCTTCTGGACACGCACTATCCATGTCCACCTTTCTGTCCCCGCGACTCTCCTCTCGCGTAATGGGGCCGCGCCTGCGGTGACGACGCTCCGGATCTGGGGTATTACCGGGCTGTTGTGGGCGGGGATCGCTTGGTGGCTGTCGCTTCGCTTACCGGGAATCGCGTGGTGGCAGCTGCTTGCTCTGAGCGGCGCCGGTCCACTTCAGCTCCCGCCCTTCCTCGCGGCGCGAGCCCTTGGGTCCAATGCGCCCCCCGCTCGAGTTTGGATCGGGTGGTGGGCGCTCGTCTTCTTCGCCGCCGACATCGGCCAGCTGGTCATCGCAGACCTGATCGGTTCCAACCTGTTGTTCATTCTGCTTGTCAGCCCGATTGAAGACGCTTGCATCCTCTGGGCATACTCGTTCTGGCAGCGGCGCCCTGTACTCCGCCTCTCGTTTCGCGTGGCCGTCCCCCTGCTCGCGGTTGTATCAACCGGGATCGCGGTCTATGCCGGAGAGGCAGGGGACTTCCAGGCGGTCTCCGGCCCCTTCCGACTCCTGATCATCACGGCGGCCATCGCGTTCACCCTTGTCACGCGCGCGGTCAGCGAAACCGGACAGATCTGGCAGCGCGATTGGATGTGGATTTCCCTCGGCGCCATCCTCTACTATGCCGCGTTCGTCGTGGTGCCGCCGATCTCCAAGGCGCTCATGACCCAGAGCGTTGAACTTGCCCAGCTTGTATATGTTGTGAAGGCGGTCGTCGACATGGCGGCCTTCCTCATGATCTGGAAGGGAATGCGATGCCCGGTGGAAACCTCTTCGCCGTCTACGTTGCCGCGGTCCTCGCGGTCCTCGTAATCGTCGCTGCCCTTGGGGCCGCCCTGGTCATCTACCAGCGCCGGTTCCTCGCCCTCCATCGCGACTACACCCGCAAGCTCATCGCGGCCCACGAAGAGGAGCGCGCCTACGTCGCGCGCGAGGTGCACGACGACGCCCTCCAGCGCGTTGCCCTCATCCAGCACGACATCGGCGACTGGATCGACGCCAGGCAGCACATGTCCACGCAGGACCGCGTCACCACCCAGGCGTTCCGCGACGAACTGGCCGACCTCGGGGTCATGCTCCGGCGGGTCGCCCACCGCCTCCACCCGGCCATCATCGACCAGGGCGGGCTCCTCCCGGCGCTGCAACAACTGGCCGACGACACCAATCGCATCACCTCCCTCGACGTCACCACGCGCCTCCCGCAGGCGGCCGACAAGGTGCTGGACCGGGAACGCTCGCTGATCGTCTTCCGGATCGCGCAGGAGGCGATCCGCAACGTGATCAAGCACGCCCGCGCCACGAAGGCCGAGATCGCCGTCGAGCTATCATCCGGCACCCTGGTCATGACCCTGGTCGACAACGGGGCCGGCTTCGACTCCGGGGACGCCTCCAAGGCGGCCGGGCTCGGCATGATCAGCATGTCCGAGCGAGCTCGGCTGGCCGAGGGCACCTTCACGGTCTGGTCGAAACCCGGCGAAGGCACCACCATTCGTGTGACCGTCCCCGTCAGCCCCCAGCCCGATGCGCCGAGCGACCGTACTGATTTGCGATGACCACCCGATGGTCAGTCAGGGCCTGAAAGGCCTGCTGCGCTCGAATTTCGTGTCGGTGGGGATTGTCAACGATGGACGCGAGCTGATCACGACTCTGCAGCGCGCGCGGCCCGATGTGCTCCTGCTCGATCTCTCGATGCCGCACATCAATGGGTTGGAACTCCTGCCGCAGGTCCGGGAGGTTCTGCCGACGGTCAAGGTGATCATCGTGACCATGCACGTGGATCGTGCGCTCGCCGACCTGGCGATCAGTGCAGGCGCCCACGGGTTCATCCCCAAGGAAGCGTCGGCGGACGAATTGAACGCAGCGATCGAACATGTCCTGAGTGAAACGAAGCCGTTCATTTCCCCGCACATTCCGCGGCGGTCATTTCGTGACAAAGCCGCGGTGCAACATCCCGAGCTCGACCGCCTCACGCCGCGCCATCGGCAGATCCTCCGGATGATCGGCGATGGCAAGTCGTCGCAAGAGATGGCGGAGCTGCTCGGGGTGAGCCCGCGGACGATCGAGTTCCATCGTGCCAGCATCCGCAAAGCGCTGGGGATCACCACGGAATGGGGCCTCCTCCGCTTCTCCATCATGATGCGCGTGGCCGAGTCGGACGAGCCGGAAGGGGAAGACATTCCGCCCGATCACACGGAACCCATCGAAGATTGAGCGCATCATGACACCTTTTCGCTGCGTTTCACGCGTATAAGGTGTCGGGTGGGAGCACGTGACAGACGCGTGACGGTGGGATGAGAAAAAAGGGAACCCGACCTCGTACTTCTCCGAGTATACAGGCCACCCGGGCGTCCCTATCATGCGTTCCATGCGCACGTCATCTCTCCTCTTCCTGGAACCCCCGTACCTCATGGTGCGGCGGCTCACGGGATCGGTTCCCGCTCTGGGAACTGTCGCCTTGTTCGACACCACCTCGATGCGTCCGTCGACGAACGAGTTGAAGGTACAGATGGAGCAGGCGCCGTGGTGCCCGGTCTGCCTGCTGGCGACGCCGGACTCAGGAGTACGCAGTGTGCGCCGCTTGGCCCGCACCTGTGTGGTGTTCGGGCTCGACGAAGGTGACGGTGCCTCGGGAATCCTCAAGGCAGTCGCCCAGCGGCCGCGCCCGACGGCGAGCGACCTCGCGGAATGGGTGACGCGTCGCACGCGACTGCCCACGTTGGCTCGCGTGATGGCCGACCTCTTCTCGCGACCCGCCTTCAAGCGCAACGAAGCCGCACTGCTGCCGTATGCGGTGCGTGAACAGGTTCGCCGGCTGGGTGATTGGTCGGCGCAGGAATGGCAGGTGGCCGGCTGGTTGGCCGAGCTGGCGGCGGATCGGTCACTGCTTAACAGAACCATGGCGGCGAGCGACGATTCATCGATGATGATGCGTCGGCAGATGGTGGAGCTGCTGGGAATGGGCGAAGCCGAGTTCCACGATCGGTACGGATGGGAGTGGGTGCTGGAGTGTGCACTGCGACGGTCGGGGTTCTTCGAGCGGTCGAGTGCGCGGAACGTGCGGGTGCTGCGCGGGGTGTGGGAGGGAGAAGTGGCGCCGAGGGCTACGGCGTAGGGTGGTGTGGGGGGAGGGGAGGGTGGGGCGGTGGCAGTCCGATGTGGGGTGGGGATGGGCGGTGGTGTTCACGGCGTGCCGGACGCGAGTGCGCGAAGTCCGTGTGGGGCGGTGCGTGTGGGGAAACTCCGTCCGCGCACGCCGTGACCTTTCCCGCGACGAGATACGACAATGCTCACGCGGGAGCGAAGCGAGTCGCGGAGGTGCATCAGGGCGACGTGCCTGGTGCACCTCCCGATTGTTCCTTGGACAAAGGGGAGGGTGGGACGATGCGGGCAGGACACGAAACGATACCGGTCGGGTCACGCACGACCATCCTGCGGGAACGGGTGCGCCTGCTGGTGATTACCCAGGCGCCAGTCGCGGACCGATCCGCAGCGAGCCTTCGGCGATGGTGGATGCGAACCGCGCCAGGTCGTCGGTCGCGGGTCCGCACACACAGCGCCCCGACATCGCGCTGAACTGCGCGCCGTGAAAGGGGCAGGTGATCGCCCCATCGGCGCCTAACGATCCGGCGGAGAGAGGGAGCCCCTGGTGCGGGCACTCGTCGGCGAAGACCGAGATCCCGCCGGACGACACGACAATCACGACCTCGCTCCCGTCCGGCAGCGTCACGGGGAGCAGCCCGTGTGCCGGCAGCTTATGGAGTGGGATCTCCATCGCTGTTCCCGCCCTGCAGGGCGTCCCGGAAGGCGTGCCATGCCAGCGACGCACACTTCACGCGCGCCGGAAACCGCGACACCCCGCCAAACACCTTGAGCTTGCCGAGCGCGGCCTCGTTGATCGGCGCGGCTCCCGTGACCATGTCGTGAAAATGCTGGAAGAGCGTCAGCGCCTCATCGCGCGTCTTGCCGGTGAGCGCCTGGGTCATCATCGACGCGGAGGCGCGCGAGATGGCGCACCCGTGGCCGGTGAAGGTGACGCGCTCGACGCGGCCGCCTGAGGCCTGTACCCATACGCTGACCTCGTCGCCGCACATCGGGTTCTTGCCATGCGCGTGGCCCGTGGCCCCAGTCAACTCACCATGGTTCCGGGGCGAGCGATTGTGCTCGAGGATGATCTCCTGGTACAGGGCGCCCAGATCCATGGTCAGGCGAACAGGTGGCGGACCCGCTCGACGCCGCGCACCAATGCGTCGACGTCCTCGGGCGTGTTGTACAGGTAGAACGATGCGCGCGCGGTGGACGGGACGCCAAACCGCCGCATCAGCGGCTGGGCGCAGTGGTGCCCCGCCCGGATCGCGACCCCCTCGCTGTCGAGCACGGTCCCGATGTCATGCGGGTGCGCGCAATCCATCGTGAAGCTCACCACCCCGGCTTTCGGCGTCGCCGTGCCGATGATGCGCACCCCGGGGATCGCGGTCAGGCGCTCGGTCGCCAGGTCGACCAACGCGTGTTCGTGGGCGGCAATGGCATCGAGCCCCACCGCCGTGAGGTAGTCGAGCGCGGCGCGGAAGGCGACTACGGCGGCGATATCCGGCGTGCCCGCCTCGAACTTGGACGGAAGCGGTGCCCAGGTGCTCCGTTCGAAGGTCACGGTGTCGATCATGTCGCCCCCGCCCTGGTATGGCGGGAGCCGATCGAGCCACTGCTCGGTGCCGTACAGCAGGCCGACACCCGTTGGCCCGAGCATCTTGTGGCCCGAGCAGGCAAAGAAGTCACAGCCAATGGCCTGCACGTCCACGGCGATGTGGGGGGCCGCCTGTGCCCCATCCAGCAACACCGGGATTCCCATCGCATGGGCACGCCGCACCAGCTCGGCCACGGGGGTGATCGTGCCTAACGCGTTCGAGACCCAGGTGACGGCGACGAGCTTGACGCGGTCGTCCAGGAGGCGACCGAAGGCGTCAAGGTCGAGGGAGCCATCGTCGAGCACGGGGATGACGGCGAGCTCAGCGCCGCTCCGCTCACAGGCCAGCTGCCAGGGGACGATGTTGGAGTGATGCTCCAGGGTCGAGACCAGCACGCGATCGCCCGGTTTCAGGACCGCGCTGCCGAATCCGTGGGCGACGAGGTTGATCGCCTCGGTAGTGCCCCGGGTGAAGATGACCTCGCGTGTGGATCGCGCATTGATGAACTGTCGGGCTGCCTCGCGCGTCTCGTCGTACAGCACCGTCGCCCGCTCGCTGAGGTAGTGCACCCCGCGATGGATGTTGCCGTTCTCGGATTCGTAGTAGCGGGTGATCGCCTCGATGACCTGTCGCGGCTTCTGGGATGTGGCCGCGTTGTCGAGGTACACCAGCGGCTTCCCGCGCGCCAACGTCCCCAGGATGGGGAAATCGGCGCGAAGGGAGCCAATAGCTGGGAGGATGTTGCTGCGGGGCACCGCTGTTGGTTGCGTGTTGCTGCTCACTGGAACTGGTCGCTGGTCACTCGTGCTGCGCGTGCTGCTCGTACTGCTGCTGTTGCTGTTGCTGCTGCCGTCTGCCGTCTGCCGTCCGCCGTCCGCCGTCCGCCGTCCGCCGTCCGCCCCCTACCCCACAAACCGCTCCAACGCCAACCGTTCCAGTTCCACCCGCAAGGGCTCCAGTTCGATCGTCTCCAGCACATCCGCCGCGAACGCGTAGGTCAGCAACTGACGGGCTGCCGCCGCCCCGATCCCACGTGACTTCAGGTAGAACGCCATGCGGTCATCCAGCTGGCCCACCGTGGCACCGTGGGTGCACTTCACGTCGTCGGCGAAGATCTCGAGCTGGGGCTTCGTGTCGATGCGCGCGTCCGGCGAGAGCAGCAGCGTATTGTTCGTCTGCTTGCCGTCGGTCTTCTGGGCGATGGCGTGCACGTACACCTTGCCGTTGAACACCCCGTGGGAGGCGTCGTCCAGCACGCCCTTGTAGTGCTCACGGGAATAGCAGTTCGGCTGCGCGTGCTCGATCCGGGTCTGGTGGTCGCTCACCTGCGAGCCGCCCAGCATGTACAACCCGTTGAGCGTCGCGCCACACCCTTCGCCGGCCAGGGTGGTGTAGATGTTCGAGCGTGCAAGCGCCGCGCCCGTGGAGAAGGCAAACGACACGTAGTGCGCGTCGCGGCCGAGGGTGGCCTCGATGTGCCCCACGTGGAACGCCGCACGACCCTCGCGCTGCAACTTGTGGTGGGTCAGCGTCGCACCGTCGCCGACCGACGCCTCTGTCACGCTGTTCGTGAGGTAGCGCGCGTTGTCCGTCGTCACATATTGCTCCACGACGGTCACGCGTGCATGCCTGCCAAGCACCAGCAGGTTGCGTGGGTGCGCCATGCCACCCGCCGCATTGGCGTCCGCCAGGAACAACAGGTGGATGGGTTGCGCCACCGTGACGTCCGCGGGCACGGACAGGTACGCGCCGTCCTGCATCCACGCCGTGTTGAGCGCGGTGAACGCCAGTGCCTGTTCGTCGAACCGCGCATGCCGGCCGAGATGTTGCTCCACCAGCGTCGGCTCCTCGCGCCACGCGCTGGCCAGGCTCATCAGGCGCACGCCGTCCGGAAGACCGGCCGCGCGGCTCAGGTGAGGCGCATGCCGTCCGTTCACGAAGACGAGGGTGGCCCACTCGCTTGGCACGAGGGCCGCGGCAGCGACGTCGGCCACCGTGAGCGTGCCGACCGCCGATCGCATGGGCGCGAAATCGGCCTCGGTGATCGGGGCGGGATTCGTGAAATGCCAGTCTTCGTTCTTGGTGGTGGGGAATCCGTGGGCCTCGACACTGGCCACGGCCCGTGACCGCAGGTCGCGCAGCCACGTGGCCGTGTCGGCCGGCTGCTCCCAGTGGCGCAACAACGCCGTCGCGCGGGCTTCGGTCGCACTCATGCCGTGACCGTCCCGCTCGCAGGTTCCCCAACCAGCCAGTCGTAGCCCTTGGCCTCCAGCTCCAGGGCCAGCTCCTTGCCGCCGGACTTCACGATGCGCCCACCCGCCAGCACGTGCACGAAATCCGGCACGATGTAGTTGAGCAGCCGCTGGTAGTGCGTCACGACAATCGCGGCCCGGTCGGGCCGTCGCAGCTTGTTCACGCCGTCGGCCACGATGCGCAGCGCGTCGATGTCGAGGCCCGAGTCGGTCTCGTCGAGGATCGCGAGCTTGGGCTCGAGGACGGCCATCTG is drawn from Gemmatimonadota bacterium and contains these coding sequences:
- a CDS encoding ABC transporter ATP-binding protein; translated protein: MIRVANLRAAAGEFRLQDVSFTVPTGAWGVVIGPAGSGKTTLLESIAGVVTPLDGAVTLGTRNVTRAPVNGRQVGLVYQHAYLFPHLSVRDNVAYGAPSPTVVTDVIAALAIESLGARDVAALSGGERQLVALARALAQQPEVLLLDEPFSALDPKRRSVTRRVVRDWHRTRGTTVLQVTHDFAEAGLLGDVTVLLDAGRVLQAGPSSEVFRRPATPYVAEFLGAENVLSGAVVGDTVIEGAPRAVEFHCGPLAFVAISDAPVGSCHAVIRGEEVILSRAVQASSARNHFAGTVTEVALHGAYARVTVTVQGVPLVALLTLPSLRDLALEPGGTVHASFKAFAVHLC
- a CDS encoding ABC transporter permease, which encodes MFPPASVPTAPAGAGIRWPPIGSVLTAAAASLLLLFLLLPVGELVVQGGAGGVRRLTTDAGLQQALALTAWTATLATAAGVALGTPLAWILARRRFPGRTVVSAALDLPLVIPHPVAGIALLLVFGRESAIGGVLAQAGFGIVSTPLGIVLGMLFVSAPLYVSGAREAMARVDRRYESVAQTLGDTPWRAFRRVTLPLASRGLLASAVVMWARAVSEFGAIVILVHHPRTVSVLSYDRFTTYGLTEVIPVAAALVLLALLPLVALRALRRGEERRA
- a CDS encoding Rieske (2Fe-2S) protein: MEIPLHKLPAHGLLPVTLPDGSEVVIVVSSGGISVFADECPHQGLPLSAGSLGADGAITCPFHGAQFSAMSGRCVCGPATDDLARFASTIAEGSLRIGPRLAPG
- a CDS encoding SUF system NifU family Fe-S cluster assembly protein, which produces MDLGALYQEIILEHNRSPRNHGELTGATGHAHGKNPMCGDEVSVWVQASGGRVERVTFTGHGCAISRASASMMTQALTGKTRDEALTLFQHFHDMVTGAAPINEAALGKLKVFGGVSRFPARVKCASLAWHAFRDALQGGNSDGDPTP
- a CDS encoding response regulator → MTSAPAKPRLLIVDDSADDVELVRRALTRGGVSASITRVDDAVSFRRALAEQSWDLVIADYSQPSFGALAVLEQLRQAQRDLPCLVMSGVAGEDRAVQTMRAGAKDFVSKDRLQRLAPAVQRELAEAALRRDRARREAEESLREERLRGAGVHVLEVLRSDAFTNGRAVEVYRDLTALVAHALDVDRVSIWLFNETRSGFHCVELFDRRSAIHSDGLAYAIEEHPAYFEALERSRFVEAHDAASEHRGAGEDTATISAQLDAAIRVHGAMVGALCLDHVGGRRRWRGDEQMFVGSIADLVALVMETQERRRAELALRESEVRYRDLWQNALDGMLTLDPAGRITSINAAGCSLVGATPSEILGRDFTEFLVPRDADLARGIFTNLVTTGEGVPGPVAVSVQRASGRAVQAEASAQRIERDGDLVEVLAIVRDVSQRRQLEAQLQQSQKMEAIGRLAGGVAHDFNNLLTAIIGYSQIAAIRPGVPAPALLDLKEITSAAHRAAALTRQLLAFSRRQVLEPRVLNLNAVVTGIEVLLRRLIGEDITFTIDLATNVAAVLADPSQLEQVVLNLAVNARDAMPDGGSLVVRTRMADAPDKPLSTPGSDAGPFVVLEVADTGTGMDEETRLHVFEPFYTTKELGTGLGLSTVYGIVQQSGGSIAVESEPGRGTTFSVYLPVASGDVAAHDLPSVPSGPGGTETILVVEDDDRVRALASRVLTLGGYTVLEASDPEAALALSVEQREIHLLLADLVMPVMRGSELFQRLRQRRGQLRVLYISGYRSSADRPDVEDAAFLPKPFTPDMLAAAVRAVLDAPSTRSVDVVPARR
- a CDS encoding ATP-binding cassette domain-containing protein, with amino-acid sequence MTSLAVDIRGVHKRYAGHVAVRDLSLQVPVGTVYGLLGPNGAGKTTTIRMLLNIIAPDEGSIAIMGSPNHARGILDRVGYLPEERGLYKKMQVRRLLRFLGELKGIKGRDADRRIDEWLDRLSLRTAEKDWGLAKVDELSRGMQQKVQFIGTLLHDPELVVLDEPFSGLDPINAQALKDTVLDLRRRGRTVIFSTHLMDNAERMCDSVCIISRGEKVLDGAVATVRSGHGGNHLALGLAGSASPEVEAVLADRSLVQRVDDSGRFFEVEMAAGGDMQVLLRRLVEAGAVVERFEKVQPSLHQIFLQKVGASGIEDGMSGHG
- a CDS encoding response regulator transcription factor, which produces MRRATVLICDDHPMVSQGLKGLLRSNFVSVGIVNDGRELITTLQRARPDVLLLDLSMPHINGLELLPQVREVLPTVKVIIVTMHVDRALADLAISAGAHGFIPKEASADELNAAIEHVLSETKPFISPHIPRRSFRDKAAVQHPELDRLTPRHRQILRMIGDGKSSQEMAELLGVSPRTIEFHRASIRKALGITTEWGLLRFSIMMRVAESDEPEGEDIPPDHTEPIED